Proteins co-encoded in one Cupriavidus metallidurans CH34 genomic window:
- a CDS encoding sigma 54-interacting transcriptional regulator: MKADRWAYESLEVYVWEGKYEIADRVARFLTPLGAEVVRAGALDALPAEPRVKPSIAVISASAIGSAKFTLDWEAAHGMPVIWVGAPDRESDPGRFPPEYAYILPHDFTGADLRTQIAKLMPQLMAAAEARPDVADLVAGSAAMQSLLEQVDTFANFDSNVMLYGETGAGKERIARLFHDRNATYGKGPFVAVNCGAIPDGLFESQFFGHAKGAFTGAMFAHRGFFEQATGGTLFLDEIGDLPLFQQVKLLRVLEENAVTRLGSAMAVKLDFRLVAATNKDLREAVTQGRFRADLYFRLAVIELRLPSLEDRGPADKIGLLQSFMRHMIGAAAYDALPPMPDWLKGAVGSAFFVGNVRELRNLAERIGITVQQRGEWDEARIRPLFRSLRPGAFDGTERADPRGDAEERRRIIAALDANSWRRQDTATCLGISRKVLWEKMRKFQIEDSEAEPV, from the coding sequence ATGAAAGCAGACCGGTGGGCCTACGAGAGCCTTGAAGTCTATGTGTGGGAAGGCAAGTACGAGATCGCCGATCGCGTCGCGCGCTTTCTGACGCCACTGGGCGCCGAAGTCGTTCGCGCAGGCGCGCTCGATGCGCTGCCGGCCGAACCACGGGTCAAGCCCAGCATCGCCGTCATCAGTGCGTCGGCGATCGGCTCCGCCAAGTTCACGCTGGATTGGGAAGCCGCGCACGGCATGCCGGTGATCTGGGTCGGCGCGCCCGACCGCGAGAGCGATCCCGGTCGGTTCCCGCCCGAGTACGCCTACATCCTGCCCCACGATTTCACCGGCGCCGATCTGCGCACGCAGATAGCCAAGCTGATGCCGCAATTGATGGCGGCCGCCGAGGCTCGCCCGGATGTGGCCGATCTCGTCGCCGGGTCTGCGGCAATGCAGTCGCTGCTGGAGCAGGTCGATACCTTCGCCAACTTCGACAGCAACGTGATGCTCTATGGCGAGACCGGCGCGGGGAAGGAACGCATCGCGCGGCTCTTTCACGATCGCAACGCGACGTATGGCAAGGGACCGTTCGTGGCGGTCAACTGCGGCGCGATTCCCGATGGGCTGTTCGAGTCGCAGTTCTTCGGTCACGCCAAGGGCGCGTTCACCGGCGCGATGTTCGCACATCGTGGCTTCTTCGAGCAGGCCACCGGCGGCACGCTGTTCCTTGATGAGATCGGCGACTTGCCGCTGTTCCAGCAGGTCAAGCTGCTGCGCGTGCTGGAGGAGAACGCGGTGACGCGGCTCGGCTCCGCCATGGCGGTCAAGCTGGACTTCCGGCTGGTGGCCGCCACCAACAAGGATCTGCGCGAAGCCGTGACGCAGGGCCGCTTCCGCGCGGATTTGTACTTCCGGCTGGCCGTGATCGAACTGCGGCTGCCCAGCCTGGAGGACCGTGGCCCTGCGGACAAGATCGGTCTGCTGCAATCGTTCATGCGCCACATGATCGGCGCCGCCGCCTACGATGCGCTGCCGCCGATGCCAGACTGGCTCAAGGGCGCCGTGGGCTCCGCGTTCTTCGTCGGTAACGTGCGCGAACTGCGCAACCTGGCCGAACGCATCGGCATCACGGTCCAGCAGCGCGGCGAATGGGACGAGGCGCGCATCCGGCCGCTGTTTCGCTCGCTGCGCCCCGGCGCGTTCGATGGCACCGAGCGGGCCGACCCGCGCGGCGACGCGGAGGAGCGCCGCCGCATCATTGCCGCGCTCGATGCCAACAGCTGGCGACGCCAGGACACGGCAACGTGCCTCGGCATCAGCCGCAAGGTGCTGTGGGAAAAAATGCGCAAGTTCCAGATCGAGGACAGCGAGGCGGAGCCGGTCTGA
- a CDS encoding TadG family pilus assembly protein: MRHVTSGSIHPRQRGTVSLMAALLIAAIGVAALVSLDVGFVFYTQRQLQKLVDVAALSGAQQLKSADDQATTNANVLSSVTSAAAQNGYTKAVANDCTTAVAGAADGVRTCLGLWDPANPANGDSTRHFDPGYPATTVSANAVRVQATLTVPLLFMFQGGQSRQLHAEAIAAASPPAASFTLGSGLLRLSSGNGLLGLLLGNSVNLSVADWSGLVGANVTLEQLRLRAGVGTVDQLLNTSLSIQDFYALVLGAAGQSALLNAALGSPTTQLGLNGIGTKVTLGQMLDLGVLTPAASSAAEAALNVATLLTTAAYVARGTSAVDLSTLNVKTALGSIGGSMYIIQPPKVAVGPAKQYPDGTWKTTATTAQLGLKLAAQVSVPLVVANVNLNLPLWLQIAQAKGDLTHIQCAAAVPDRRATVNVSTNAVMACLGNPGGTGCSGGPLTIADVQLSAVGLFPIADAKMIGQPISQSGLAGAGNSFVLAPGGYVAASSSTVIGDTVTNVINGLNPTLDVSLLQLQLLSISPGWLLQQVLNPLLTLINQLVNTLTSLLGISLANADLWLNGVDCNNTELVY, from the coding sequence ATGCGTCACGTCACGTCCGGCTCGATCCACCCACGCCAGCGCGGCACCGTCAGTCTGATGGCTGCGCTGCTGATTGCCGCCATTGGCGTCGCGGCGCTGGTGTCGCTCGACGTCGGCTTCGTGTTCTACACGCAGCGGCAGTTGCAGAAGCTGGTGGACGTGGCGGCGCTTTCTGGCGCGCAGCAATTGAAGAGCGCTGATGATCAGGCGACGACCAATGCCAACGTGCTGTCAAGCGTGACGTCCGCCGCAGCCCAGAACGGCTACACCAAGGCCGTGGCGAATGATTGCACCACGGCAGTGGCTGGCGCGGCGGACGGCGTGCGGACGTGCCTTGGGTTGTGGGACCCCGCCAACCCTGCCAATGGCGACAGCACGCGGCACTTCGATCCGGGCTATCCGGCCACAACGGTGTCGGCCAATGCGGTGCGCGTGCAGGCCACGTTGACGGTACCGCTGCTGTTCATGTTCCAGGGGGGCCAGTCGCGGCAGCTACACGCCGAGGCGATTGCCGCCGCGAGTCCGCCCGCCGCGTCGTTCACGCTCGGCAGCGGCCTGCTCAGGCTCTCGTCGGGTAACGGCCTGCTGGGGCTGCTGCTGGGCAACTCGGTCAATCTGTCCGTGGCGGACTGGAGTGGACTGGTAGGCGCGAACGTGACGCTCGAGCAGTTGCGTTTGCGGGCAGGTGTGGGCACAGTCGATCAGTTGCTGAACACTTCGCTCTCGATCCAGGACTTCTACGCGCTGGTGCTGGGTGCGGCGGGGCAGTCGGCGCTGCTCAACGCGGCGCTTGGCAGCCCCACGACACAGCTTGGCCTGAATGGCATTGGCACCAAGGTGACGCTGGGCCAGATGCTCGACCTGGGCGTGCTGACACCGGCGGCTTCGTCTGCGGCGGAGGCGGCGCTCAATGTGGCAACGTTGCTGACCACGGCCGCCTATGTCGCGCGCGGGACGAGCGCGGTGGATCTGAGTACGCTCAACGTGAAGACCGCGCTTGGATCGATCGGCGGCTCGATGTACATCATCCAGCCGCCGAAGGTGGCCGTGGGGCCGGCCAAGCAGTATCCGGATGGAACGTGGAAGACCACTGCGACGACCGCGCAGCTTGGCCTGAAACTGGCCGCGCAGGTCTCTGTGCCGCTGGTAGTGGCCAACGTCAATCTGAATCTGCCGTTGTGGCTGCAGATCGCGCAGGCCAAGGGAGATCTGACGCATATCCAGTGCGCGGCTGCCGTTCCGGACCGGCGGGCGACGGTCAATGTGTCCACCAACGCCGTGATGGCATGCCTGGGCAACCCCGGCGGCACCGGCTGTTCCGGCGGCCCACTTACCATCGCCGACGTCCAGTTGTCGGCGGTCGGACTGTTCCCCATTGCCGATGCGAAGATGATCGGACAGCCGATCTCGCAGTCCGGACTGGCTGGTGCAGGCAACAGCTTCGTACTCGCACCGGGTGGTTACGTGGCTGCATCGTCGAGCACAGTGATCGGCGATACCGTGACCAACGTGATCAACGGCCTCAATCCAACGCTCGATGTCAGCCTGCTGCAACTTCAACTACTGAGCATTTCCCCGGGCTGGCTGCTGCAACAGGTGCTGAATCCATTGCTCACGCTGATCAACCAGCTCGTCAATACCTTGACGAGCCTGCTCGGCATCAGCCTTGCCAACGCCGACTTGTGGCTCAACGGCGTCGACTGCAACAACACGGAACTCGTGTACTGA
- a CDS encoding AAA family ATPase — protein MKPLYLKLQAFGPFAATETIDFTRLGDQAFFLIHGPTGAGKTTLLDAICFALYGDTSGGERSAQDMRSANADPALRTEVTLEFSLGATRYRVTRSPTQDRPSPRAAGGFVKETAKAQLDAQVDGEWKSHASQPVRVTDAVRVLLGFDSAQFRQVIVLPQGRFRELLTADSKARQSILERLFQTELYRRVEELLKEQAASIRREAEEISVRRKTLLEQYQLPSELALDERIAAHRETLTELERREALARAGSEAAQASLRKGELESTQIKAWKEAEGAYAVLSARVPAVDTDRARLQAARRAAQVTPVAQLLEVARQDQTAALAANAAAGTRVASASRAADIATGALRAEQARGEARLAAQRTVAKLEAILPQARRLGVLRNGVALASTGLAAAQVALTAKAKARDAAVAAAKTLEGELELARRDGANAQALQLQLGLARERATRVARCRQLDAELGPLRESLAAAEAGASRATQTRDTARVAMRQAESDWRFGQAARLAAGVKRGEPCPVCGGKDHPALAQQTLALVTDEDLDTTRAVLQHADEALADAQAVRQKAEANVAQCQVRLADLREGAGDVSDAGVQALDQEIQTLTASGAKAEAAATRAERLAAQTIQARQAQESAEAAVQAAEGALRTAMHEHAQQDGEWRAASAQVPEDSRDPDVVTASLEAAQREAGALEAALQAAQGAERDAVALLAGANAALAAAREATTRAEERAAQREAAFVEALATAGFAGADDYRAASLADDATRVLDDAVRAFDVDLARAAEWRQRTAEIGQALQTPDMPALLAARDAAAVQLEAAIRQRSELAAVRDALLQCKGLLDSLAAEGRDVETRYAVLGRLSEVANGNNPRRMTFQRFVLATLLDEVLEAASLRLLRMSRGRYALQRVREQGDQRVAGGLDLEVFDHDTGGTRPANTLSGGEGFLASLSLALGLADVVQSRAGGIQLDTLFVDEGFGTLDPESLDFAIRTLLDLQQAGRLVGIISHVTELRERIDVRLEVRPGVAGSQAVLRLP, from the coding sequence ATGAAACCGCTTTACCTGAAACTGCAGGCCTTCGGCCCGTTCGCCGCCACGGAGACGATTGACTTCACGCGGCTCGGCGACCAGGCGTTCTTCCTGATCCACGGCCCCACGGGCGCAGGCAAGACCACGCTGCTCGATGCCATCTGCTTCGCGCTCTATGGCGATACATCAGGTGGCGAGCGCAGCGCGCAGGACATGCGCAGCGCCAATGCGGACCCAGCCCTGCGGACCGAGGTCACCTTGGAGTTCTCGCTTGGGGCGACACGCTATCGCGTGACGCGTTCTCCGACGCAGGACCGCCCGAGCCCGCGTGCGGCCGGCGGCTTCGTCAAGGAGACTGCGAAGGCGCAGCTCGATGCCCAGGTGGACGGTGAGTGGAAAAGCCACGCCAGCCAGCCGGTCCGTGTGACCGACGCGGTGCGAGTCCTGCTCGGCTTCGACAGCGCGCAGTTCCGGCAGGTGATCGTGCTGCCGCAGGGACGTTTCCGCGAATTGCTGACGGCGGACTCGAAGGCGCGGCAGTCGATCCTCGAGCGTCTGTTCCAGACCGAGCTCTACCGCCGCGTCGAGGAACTGCTCAAGGAGCAGGCCGCGAGCATTCGCCGCGAAGCCGAGGAGATCTCGGTACGACGCAAGACCTTGCTGGAACAGTATCAGTTGCCCTCCGAGCTGGCGCTTGACGAACGTATCGCCGCGCATCGGGAGACGTTGACCGAGCTGGAACGGCGCGAAGCGCTGGCGCGTGCGGGTAGCGAAGCGGCGCAGGCGTCCTTGCGCAAGGGCGAGCTGGAGAGCACGCAGATCAAGGCCTGGAAAGAGGCGGAGGGCGCCTATGCCGTGCTGTCGGCCCGCGTGCCGGCGGTCGACACGGACCGCGCTCGCCTGCAGGCCGCGCGACGCGCGGCGCAGGTGACGCCGGTTGCGCAACTGCTTGAGGTTGCCAGACAGGATCAGACGGCCGCACTCGCCGCGAATGCCGCCGCCGGGACACGCGTGGCAAGCGCCAGCCGGGCCGCCGATATCGCAACAGGTGCGCTGCGCGCGGAACAGGCGCGTGGCGAAGCGCGTTTGGCCGCGCAACGCACCGTGGCGAAACTGGAAGCAATTCTCCCGCAGGCACGCAGGCTTGGCGTGCTGCGCAACGGCGTGGCGCTGGCGAGTACCGGACTGGCCGCTGCCCAGGTGGCGCTTACCGCCAAGGCGAAGGCGCGCGATGCCGCCGTGGCGGCGGCGAAGACGCTGGAAGGCGAGCTGGAGCTTGCGCGGCGCGACGGCGCAAATGCGCAGGCCCTGCAGCTTCAGCTTGGACTGGCGCGCGAACGCGCGACGCGGGTGGCACGTTGCCGGCAACTCGATGCCGAACTTGGGCCTTTGCGCGAATCGCTTGCCGCTGCGGAAGCCGGCGCCAGCCGGGCGACGCAGACGCGCGATACCGCGCGCGTCGCAATGCGTCAGGCGGAATCGGACTGGCGCTTTGGCCAGGCGGCACGCCTTGCCGCTGGCGTGAAGCGTGGCGAACCTTGCCCCGTCTGTGGTGGCAAGGACCACCCTGCGCTGGCGCAGCAGACGCTGGCGCTGGTGACCGACGAGGACCTCGATACCACGCGAGCCGTCTTGCAACATGCCGACGAGGCGTTGGCCGACGCGCAGGCCGTGCGACAAAAGGCCGAGGCAAACGTCGCCCAATGTCAGGTGCGTCTGGCGGATCTGCGCGAAGGCGCGGGCGATGTGTCCGACGCGGGCGTGCAGGCGTTAGATCAGGAAATCCAGACGCTGACCGCCAGCGGCGCGAAGGCCGAGGCTGCGGCAACCCGCGCGGAACGGCTCGCGGCCCAGACCATACAGGCGCGTCAGGCGCAGGAGTCTGCCGAAGCCGCAGTGCAGGCGGCCGAAGGCGCATTGCGCACGGCGATGCATGAGCACGCTCAGCAAGATGGCGAGTGGCGTGCCGCGAGTGCGCAGGTGCCCGAGGATTCGCGTGACCCTGACGTCGTGACCGCATCGCTCGAAGCCGCGCAGCGCGAAGCCGGCGCACTGGAGGCCGCATTGCAGGCGGCCCAGGGCGCCGAGCGCGATGCGGTGGCACTGCTGGCCGGTGCGAATGCGGCACTGGCCGCCGCGCGCGAAGCCACTACTCGTGCCGAGGAGCGGGCCGCGCAACGCGAAGCCGCCTTTGTGGAGGCACTTGCCACCGCCGGATTCGCCGGAGCGGACGACTACCGCGCCGCATCCCTGGCTGACGATGCCACGCGCGTGCTTGACGACGCCGTGCGTGCGTTCGATGTCGATCTGGCTCGCGCCGCGGAATGGCGCCAACGCACGGCGGAAATCGGTCAGGCGTTGCAGACGCCGGACATGCCTGCATTGCTCGCGGCACGCGATGCGGCGGCTGTTCAGCTTGAAGCGGCGATCCGGCAGCGCAGCGAACTGGCCGCGGTGCGCGATGCGCTGTTGCAGTGCAAGGGCTTGCTCGATTCGCTGGCCGCCGAAGGACGCGACGTCGAGACGCGCTACGCAGTGCTCGGCCGCCTGTCGGAAGTGGCGAACGGCAATAATCCGCGCCGCATGACGTTCCAGCGTTTCGTGCTGGCCACGTTGCTCGACGAGGTGCTGGAAGCTGCGTCGCTACGGCTGTTGCGCATGAGCCGGGGTCGCTACGCGCTGCAACGTGTGCGAGAGCAGGGCGATCAGCGCGTGGCCGGTGGCCTTGACCTCGAAGTGTTCGACCACGATACCGGCGGCACGCGCCCGGCCAATACGCTGTCCGGCGGCGAAGGCTTCCTGGCGTCACTGTCGCTGGCGCTGGGTCTGGCCGATGTGGTGCAGTCGCGTGCCGGTGGCATCCAGCTCGATACGCTGTTCGTTGACGAAGGCTTCGGCACGCTCGATCCGGAAAGTCTCGACTTCGCGATTCGCACGCTGCTCGATCTTCAGCAGGCCGGACGGCTGGTCGGCATCATCTCGCACGTAACCGAACTGCGCGAGCGGATCGACGTGCGGCTTGAGGTCCGGCCCGGCGTGGCGGGCAGTCAAGCCGTGTTGCGCCTGCCCTGA
- a CDS encoding exonuclease SbcCD subunit D produces the protein MRFLHTADWHLGRLFHARSLIEDQSHVLDQFVALVRDLRPDAVLIAGDVYDRAVPPPEAVALLDDVLARIVVDAGVPVVMIAGNHDSAQRLGFGARLLAARGLHVAGRTGPETSCVTLHDAHGEVRIYALPYAEPAAVRDALGTDLPTHEAALNAQLDAVRATHPAGVRSVAVAHAFVVGGAVSESERPLSVGGSGAVAADVFHGFDFVALGHLHRPQSIGARIHYSGSLLKYSLSETEHIKTVSLIDVDAEGGVRIEAIPLRPLRELRVLTGTLAGLLEAGATDPHRDDYVHAVLTDAGALLDPMARLRQVYPNALAIERAVLARSGQAGEAGRKLRELDTASLFANFFREVADTDLDDDQRRALDDLLAVMQASERESA, from the coding sequence TTGCGTTTTCTCCACACCGCCGACTGGCATCTTGGTCGGCTCTTCCACGCCCGTAGCCTGATCGAGGATCAGTCTCATGTGCTCGACCAGTTCGTCGCGCTGGTGCGCGATCTGCGCCCCGACGCCGTGCTGATTGCCGGCGACGTGTACGACCGCGCGGTGCCGCCGCCGGAGGCCGTGGCGCTGCTCGACGATGTGCTGGCGCGTATCGTGGTGGATGCGGGCGTACCCGTGGTGATGATCGCAGGCAATCACGACAGCGCCCAACGCCTCGGTTTCGGCGCGCGCCTGCTGGCCGCGCGGGGTCTGCACGTGGCGGGGCGCACCGGTCCGGAAACGTCCTGCGTGACGCTGCACGATGCGCACGGCGAGGTGCGCATCTACGCCTTGCCCTATGCCGAACCGGCGGCGGTGCGCGACGCGCTCGGCACCGACTTGCCGACGCACGAAGCCGCATTGAACGCCCAGCTCGACGCCGTCCGCGCCACGCATCCCGCAGGCGTCCGTTCTGTGGCCGTGGCCCATGCTTTCGTGGTGGGCGGCGCGGTCAGCGAATCGGAGCGCCCGCTGAGCGTGGGCGGTAGCGGTGCCGTGGCCGCGGACGTGTTCCACGGCTTCGATTTCGTGGCATTGGGACATCTGCATCGTCCGCAATCCATCGGCGCTAGGATTCACTATTCGGGGTCGCTGCTCAAGTATTCGCTGTCGGAAACCGAACACATCAAGACGGTATCGCTGATCGATGTTGACGCCGAGGGTGGCGTCCGGATCGAGGCGATACCGCTGCGACCGTTGCGCGAACTGCGCGTGCTGACCGGCACGCTGGCCGGCTTGCTTGAGGCGGGCGCCACCGACCCGCACCGGGACGACTACGTCCATGCGGTGCTGACCGACGCGGGCGCGTTGCTGGACCCGATGGCGCGACTGCGCCAGGTCTATCCGAACGCACTGGCGATCGAGCGCGCGGTGCTGGCGCGCAGCGGGCAGGCCGGGGAAGCGGGGCGCAAGCTGCGGGAACTGGATACGGCCAGCCTGTTTGCGAATTTTTTCCGCGAGGTGGCTGACACAGACCTCGACGATGATCAGCGCCGCGCGCTCGACGATCTATTGGCAGTCATGCAGGCATCGGAAAGGGAGTCGGCATGA
- a CDS encoding DUF3613 domain-containing protein produces MTRNRSRLTDAACAVAISAMLLGAAGAAGAQAAQSTQAVEPPPSPTFHPNDVPVGDTTRMLLEVQRNGSQAGPQQSMTGEEAAIGYARYMRSFQYPLPEFFSSQSTGSALRGSTGSPAPVGQ; encoded by the coding sequence ATGACGAGGAATCGTTCCAGACTGACAGACGCTGCGTGCGCGGTGGCAATTTCCGCGATGCTGTTGGGGGCCGCCGGGGCCGCCGGGGCGCAAGCTGCGCAATCGACGCAAGCCGTCGAGCCGCCACCGTCCCCGACGTTTCACCCGAACGACGTGCCGGTAGGGGACACCACGCGGATGCTGCTCGAGGTTCAGCGCAATGGCTCGCAGGCCGGGCCGCAGCAGTCGATGACCGGTGAAGAGGCGGCCATCGGCTATGCCCGCTATATGCGCAGCTTCCAGTATCCGTTGCCCGAATTCTTCAGTAGCCAGTCGACCGGTAGCGCATTGCGTGGCAGCACGGGCAGCCCTGCGCCGGTGGGGCAGTAG